One window of Salvelinus sp. IW2-2015 unplaced genomic scaffold, ASM291031v2 Un_scaffold5399, whole genome shotgun sequence genomic DNA carries:
- the LOC112078216 gene encoding probable E3 ubiquitin-protein ligase MID2: MSCVEIIRQRKQIIAVKIKESKVMKLRKLAQQMANCRQCLERSGALITQAEHSLKENDHARFLQTARNVAERVAMATASSQVLIPDVNLNEAFDNFALDFSREKKILEGLDYLTAPSPPSIRDELCTASHDTITVHWTSEDEFSVTSYELQYTIYTGQTNFIT; this comes from the exons ATGAGCTGTGTAGAGATCATACGCCAGAGGAAACAGATCATCGCTGTCAAGATCAAGGAGTCCAAG GTGATGAAGCTGCGAAAGCTGGCCCAGCAGATGGCTAACTGCAGACAGTGTCTGGAACGTTCCGGAGCCCTCATCACCCAGGCAGAACACAGCCTGAAGGAGAACGACCACGCTCGCTTCCTACAGACCGCCAGGAACGTGGCCGAGAG gGTTGCCATGGCCACGGCCTCATCCCAGGTGCTGATTCCAGATGTGAACCTGAACGAAGCCTTTGATAACTTTGCCCTGGACTTCTCCCGAGAGAAGAAGATCCTAGAGGGACTGgactacctgacag CTCCCAGTCCTCCCTCCATACGTGATGAGCTGTGTACCGCCTCCCACGACACCATCACAGTTCACTGGACGTCTGAGGACGAGTTCAGCGTCACCTCCTACGAACTGCAGTACACCATCTACACCGGCCAGACCAACTTCATCA catga